In a genomic window of Candidatus Poribacteria bacterium:
- a CDS encoding PfkB family carbohydrate kinase, producing MGVLVVGTVTLDTVETPSTRVEDVLGGSGVYAAVAANFFKNAVQLVGVVGADFPKAYTDFLKTQGIDLQGLKRINDGKSFRWGGRYAKDFNVRDTLFTELNVVADFRPVLPEIYRHTPYLFLANNPPALQLSIIEQAVDPKLVVCDTMDFWINEEREALEVLLARVDILVLNDSEALLFTGDSNLMRAARSILRYGPKRVIIKKGEHGAISVTESSFFSAPAYPLTQVTDPTGAGDSFAGGMLGYIASVKDTSEETIRSAMIYGTVVASFNIEDFSVNRQKRVKFSEISSRYGELQEAVRF from the coding sequence ATGGGAGTTTTGGTCGTTGGGACGGTTACTTTAGATACAGTGGAAACACCGAGTACACGCGTTGAAGATGTGCTTGGGGGTTCTGGTGTCTATGCTGCTGTCGCGGCGAATTTTTTTAAAAACGCTGTCCAACTTGTTGGCGTTGTTGGTGCCGATTTTCCGAAAGCGTATACAGATTTCCTTAAGACGCAAGGCATTGATCTGCAAGGTCTGAAGCGGATTAATGATGGCAAATCATTTCGGTGGGGCGGTCGTTATGCCAAAGACTTTAACGTACGGGATACGCTTTTTACGGAATTAAATGTTGTTGCTGATTTTCGTCCTGTTTTGCCTGAAATCTATAGACACACGCCCTACCTCTTTTTAGCAAATAATCCCCCAGCGTTGCAATTGAGCATCATTGAACAAGCGGTGGATCCCAAACTTGTTGTTTGTGATACGATGGATTTTTGGATTAATGAGGAGCGAGAGGCATTAGAAGTACTCTTAGCGCGTGTAGATATCCTCGTCCTAAATGATAGTGAAGCACTGCTATTTACTGGTGATTCTAATTTGATGCGGGCAGCACGATCAATTCTGCGCTATGGTCCAAAGCGGGTTATCATTAAAAAGGGGGAGCACGGTGCCATCAGCGTCACAGAATCGTCCTTCTTTAGCGCGCCAGCGTATCCGCTCACACAAGTAACAGATCCCACGGGTGCAGGTGATAGTTTTGCTGGTGGTATGCTCGGATATATCGCATCTGTTAAGGATACTTCCGAAGAGACGATACGCAGCGCGATGATTTATGGCACGGTTGTTGCCTCTTTTAACATTGAAGATTTCAGCGTTAACCGGCAAAAACGCGTTAAGTTTTCCGAAATCTCCTCAAGGTATGGTGAGTTACAGGAGGCTGTCCGTTTTTAG
- the lpdA gene encoding dihydrolipoyl dehydrogenase — protein MSTYDVGIIGGGPGGYVAAIKAAQLGGNVCLIEKGEWGGTCLNRGCIPTKTLFAVANLATQIQEAPAFGVQVNGEATIDYTQVLTHKTSVVQQLEGGIAKLLKANKVNILKGTAALTNKNTIVVNKPDGTIEELHAKNVIIATGSEPAEPPVFEIDEDQVLTTTGILNLTELPESLLIVGGGVSGCEFASIFNAFGCRVTILELLPTILATEDTQVIRHVQLFMKRKGITIHTGAKLTKVKKSDEHVTAVLESGEELTAEKMLVSIGRRYNTDGIGLEKVGVRTDSGKIVVDTQMRTNVPSIYSVGDVASRYLLAHVASAEGKVAAENCLGANTEMDYQVIPWCVFTLPEIGHAGMTEEEATTEGYEVKIGRFPYAANGKALGLRETDGFVKIVSDTDSGDILGVHIVGAHASTLIHEAAVAVRLGATARDIAHTIHAHPTLSEMLMESAEAVDGKAIHSLH, from the coding sequence ATGTCCACGTATGATGTCGGAATTATCGGTGGGGGACCAGGTGGGTATGTTGCAGCCATCAAAGCTGCACAACTCGGTGGGAACGTCTGCCTTATAGAAAAAGGAGAATGGGGTGGAACCTGCCTGAACCGTGGGTGCATCCCAACGAAAACCCTTTTCGCTGTCGCTAACCTCGCGACACAGATTCAAGAAGCCCCTGCTTTTGGCGTACAAGTCAACGGCGAGGCAACAATTGACTACACCCAAGTGTTGACCCACAAGACCTCGGTCGTCCAGCAGCTCGAAGGCGGTATCGCCAAACTATTGAAAGCGAACAAGGTTAACATCCTTAAAGGAACAGCAGCACTTACGAATAAAAATACGATAGTCGTTAACAAACCTGACGGCACAATTGAAGAGTTACACGCGAAAAATGTCATTATCGCTACAGGTTCAGAACCTGCGGAACCACCCGTTTTTGAAATTGACGAGGACCAAGTCCTGACAACAACAGGTATCCTCAACCTCACAGAACTTCCTGAAAGCCTACTCATCGTTGGCGGCGGGGTTTCGGGATGCGAATTCGCCTCTATCTTTAATGCATTTGGTTGCCGTGTGACTATATTAGAACTCCTACCGACAATTTTAGCGACAGAAGATACGCAAGTTATCCGACACGTCCAACTATTCATGAAACGAAAGGGTATCACTATCCATACCGGTGCAAAACTGACGAAAGTAAAAAAGTCAGATGAACATGTCACAGCAGTGCTTGAATCGGGTGAAGAACTCACCGCAGAAAAAATGCTGGTTTCCATCGGAAGACGTTATAACACAGACGGGATAGGTTTAGAAAAGGTTGGTGTCCGCACAGATAGCGGAAAAATTGTTGTTGACACGCAGATGCGGACGAATGTTCCGAGTATCTACTCAGTTGGAGATGTTGCCAGTCGGTATCTGTTGGCACACGTCGCATCGGCAGAGGGAAAAGTTGCTGCAGAAAACTGTCTCGGTGCCAACACCGAAATGGATTATCAGGTGATCCCGTGGTGTGTTTTCACCTTACCTGAAATCGGACATGCAGGTATGACAGAAGAAGAGGCAACGACTGAAGGTTATGAGGTGAAGATAGGCAGGTTCCCTTACGCAGCAAATGGGAAGGCGTTGGGACTCCGTGAGACAGACGGGTTCGTTAAGATCGTTTCTGATACAGATAGTGGGGATATTCTCGGCGTTCACATTGTCGGCGCGCACGCGTCAACACTTATCCATGAAGCCGCTGTTGCAGTCCGCCTGGGTGCTACTGCAAGGGACATTGCGCACACTATCCATGCGCATCCGACGCTTTCAGAAATGCTAATGGAATCTGCAGAGGCAGTGGATGGTAAGGCAATTCACAGCCTACACTAA
- the ggt gene encoding gamma-glutamyltransferase: protein MFDGYRPNQFGPGRSAVICQHGAVATSQPLAAQGGLQILRDGGNAFDAAVATAAILNVVEPMSTGIGGDAFMLVYQPQDGVIRGLNASGRAPYAAESEFFTKQGLVSIPAFGSMYAVTVPGTIDGWATLLEECGTMSLAEVLQPAIDYAEKGFPVSPQISLAWQESAAMLAQHPDTAQTYLTNGKAPAPGEIFRQPNLARSFRRIAEGGRDAFYKGEIAEKIVKFSDENGGLLTLQDFAEHRSDWVEPISTDYRGYDIYEIPPNGQGIAALLALNIVEGFDLGTMGHNSPEHLHYAIEAMKLGFADLYKYVTDPTFVDVPVDGLLSDAYTRCQRARISPERANMAPNPGLPSMGSDTVYLCAVDSERNVVSFINSIFAGFGSHLVAGDTGIVLQNRGAGFSLDADHANCIAPHKRTLHTIIPGMIARNGAPLVTFGVMGGQMQTQGHLQFVCNLVDFNMDVQNALDAPRFRVMDDSRVILETGIPMNTQAALAQKGHHIIPGSTFFGGGQAIFVNPAFDTLIAGSDPRRDGCAVGY, encoded by the coding sequence ATGTTTGACGGGTATCGTCCGAACCAATTCGGACCTGGACGTTCGGCTGTTATTTGCCAACACGGGGCTGTTGCAACGAGTCAACCACTTGCGGCGCAAGGTGGATTGCAAATTCTGCGCGACGGTGGCAACGCTTTTGATGCAGCGGTCGCCACGGCTGCAATACTCAACGTCGTTGAACCGATGTCAACCGGTATCGGCGGGGATGCCTTTATGCTGGTTTACCAGCCTCAAGATGGCGTAATCCGAGGCTTAAACGCGAGTGGGAGGGCACCTTACGCTGCGGAATCCGAATTCTTTACCAAACAGGGGTTAGTTAGTATTCCTGCCTTCGGGAGTATGTACGCCGTTACAGTCCCTGGTACAATTGATGGGTGGGCAACACTCTTAGAGGAATGTGGAACGATGTCGTTAGCAGAAGTGCTTCAACCTGCTATTGACTACGCTGAGAAAGGTTTCCCAGTGAGCCCTCAGATTTCGCTTGCGTGGCAAGAAAGTGCTGCAATGTTGGCACAGCATCCAGATACAGCGCAGACCTATCTTACTAACGGAAAAGCACCAGCACCGGGCGAGATATTTCGACAACCCAACCTCGCGCGGAGTTTTCGACGCATTGCAGAAGGCGGTCGGGACGCATTCTATAAAGGTGAGATTGCCGAAAAAATTGTAAAGTTCTCTGATGAAAATGGAGGTTTATTGACTTTACAGGATTTTGCCGAACACAGATCTGATTGGGTGGAGCCAATTTCTACCGATTATCGCGGCTATGATATCTATGAGATTCCACCGAATGGACAGGGCATTGCTGCGCTACTCGCACTTAATATCGTTGAAGGGTTTGACCTCGGAACGATGGGACATAATAGCCCTGAACATCTACACTATGCCATTGAAGCGATGAAATTAGGATTCGCGGATCTCTACAAATATGTAACAGATCCAACATTTGTAGATGTTCCCGTAGACGGACTACTGTCTGACGCTTATACGCGGTGCCAACGCGCTCGCATTTCACCAGAACGGGCAAATATGGCACCGAATCCAGGGCTTCCTTCAATGGGCAGTGATACTGTATATCTCTGTGCAGTTGACAGTGAACGAAACGTTGTCTCCTTTATTAATAGTATTTTTGCTGGGTTCGGTTCACACTTAGTTGCCGGTGATACAGGTATTGTGTTGCAAAATCGAGGGGCAGGTTTCTCCCTTGACGCGGACCATGCTAACTGTATTGCTCCGCATAAACGGACGCTGCACACAATTATTCCCGGGATGATTGCTCGAAATGGGGCACCTCTGGTTACGTTCGGAGTCATGGGTGGACAGATGCAAACACAAGGTCATTTACAGTTTGTGTGTAATCTCGTAGATTTCAATATGGACGTTCAGAATGCGTTGGACGCGCCTCGGTTTCGAGTGATGGATGATTCGCGGGTTATACTGGAAACGGGTATTCCGATGAATACACAGGCAGCGTTGGCGCAAAAAGGGCATCATATCATACCTGGCAGCACTTTCTTTGGTGGCGGACAAGCCATTTTTGTCAATCCGGCCTTTGATACGCTCATTGCGGGTTCGGATCCGAGGCGTGATGGTTGTGCGGTCGGTTATTGA
- the gltB gene encoding glutamate synthase large subunit, translated as MYRDLNEKDACGVGFVANRFGNRSHEIIEMATQAVTNLTHRGAVAADAKTGDGAGILTQIPEKLFQKQLAKLGVRLDAITDLGVGMIFLPRRDQDAQRQSRALVEKTLQQYGMPFLGWRSVPVNTAALGDKALETLPEIQQVLVGRPEQLSDDDFERSLYLICKELEHRVAAASLDDEFHIASFSHRTIVYKGLLVAPQLVPFYLDLKDSDFQAALAVFHQRYSTNTSSTWMLAQPFHMLAHNGEINTLMGNRNWMRAREADLQSPLWNEHIQKLVPIINKQGSDSMSLDNVLELLTHSDRSILHAMMCLIPEAYEQIPDMPDVLKTCYEYLSCVSEPWDGPAAVAFTDGVVVGASLDRNGLRPARYKVTEDGTVVMGSEVGIIELDESRIIEKGRLGPGQMIAVDTSEGKLLKDSEIKHSIANQKPYAEWVQKGTVTLPTDKISSSATAETVPDQLPIYQKAFGYMTEDIERFIKPMITEAKEAVGSMGDDTPPAVISRHPRSLYSYFKQRFAQVTNPPIDSIRERLVMSLTTHLGRHHSLLTETPAHARLIRLPSPILTNTGLHALRELDIPDFQVETLSVCFPVAAGKQGLEDALETLCQRASKAVDAGKTLLVLSDKDVNSDFAPIPMALAVGAVHHHLIREGKRMRASLIAETGDAREEHHFAVLLGYGAAAVNPYLAISTIAQLAADGEFEELTAEKAIETYKETVEKGILKIMAKMGISAVSSYRGAQIFEALGINATVINKCFTGTTSRLSGIGFAEIAAETLHFHTKAFLEIDDDVSLEEAGYFRFRRNGEFHAFNPTMFKALHKFVKGGESEDYDKYAAAVESGEPSSLRDLLAFGPSTPIPIEEVEPAEDIVRRFTTGSMSFGALSRETHETLAIAMNRLGAKSGSGEGGENSTRFKRQPNGDLASSAIKQVASGRFGVTPTYLASARELEIKMAQGSKPGEGGQIPGHKVTAEIAALRHSIPGVPLISPPPHHDIYSIEDLAQLIYDLKQANPQAKVAVKLVSEFLVGTIASGVAKGYADVIQVSGHEGGTGASPLSSIKNAGTPWELGLAETQRALVQNELRDRVVLRADGGMRSGRDIVMAAMLGAEEYGFGTIAMVATGCVMARQCHLNTCPVGVATQDPALRAKYPGTPEMVVNFMLGVANEVRAILANLGHRSLNDVIGRPELLQPIDLVEYPKAAMLNLDEILMPADPTGTQPRYHLQERNDREDKPLDNQILEDAAKAITQKTSIQLSYPIQNTNRTVGARLSGEIAKHYGDAGLPDRTIQCNFEGSAGQSFGAFCISGVQFVLTGEANDYVGKGIAGGELIIKPAPTVSFQTYENTIIGNTVLYGATGGALYAAGRAGERFCVRNSGATAVVEGVGDHGCEYMTAGVVVILGETGRNFGAGMTGGTAYVLDEEQQFEKKYNSDWVKLEKVTNETDIKNLLALIQNHAAYTGSQYAENILTNWETFLPHFWKVVTPPPPPPPAPVQLKRRAATRRTRKR; from the coding sequence ATGTATAGAGATTTAAATGAAAAGGATGCCTGTGGTGTCGGTTTTGTCGCGAACCGTTTTGGGAATCGGAGCCACGAGATTATTGAGATGGCGACGCAAGCGGTTACGAACTTGACACACCGGGGCGCGGTGGCGGCTGATGCAAAGACAGGTGATGGCGCGGGTATCTTAACACAAATTCCGGAGAAATTATTTCAAAAACAGTTGGCGAAACTCGGAGTTCGCTTGGACGCGATAACTGACCTGGGTGTGGGAATGATTTTCCTACCAAGGCGCGATCAGGACGCGCAGCGACAAAGCCGAGCACTCGTTGAAAAGACGTTGCAACAGTATGGTATGCCATTTCTCGGATGGCGTTCGGTCCCGGTTAATACGGCTGCGCTTGGCGATAAAGCATTAGAAACACTGCCGGAAATTCAGCAGGTATTGGTAGGGCGACCAGAGCAACTCTCTGACGACGATTTTGAGCGGTCGTTGTATTTGATATGTAAAGAACTGGAACACCGTGTTGCAGCGGCTTCGCTGGATGACGAATTCCATATCGCCTCTTTTTCACATCGGACGATCGTCTACAAAGGATTGCTGGTAGCACCCCAGTTGGTGCCGTTTTATCTTGACCTAAAAGATTCGGATTTCCAAGCAGCACTTGCTGTTTTCCATCAGCGCTATAGCACGAATACCTCTTCCACCTGGATGCTTGCCCAACCCTTCCACATGCTTGCACACAATGGTGAAATTAACACCTTGATGGGGAATCGGAATTGGATGCGGGCGCGTGAAGCCGACTTACAATCCCCCCTCTGGAATGAACATATCCAAAAACTCGTTCCGATTATTAACAAACAAGGGAGCGATTCAATGAGCTTGGATAACGTGTTAGAGTTGTTGACACACTCTGACCGTAGTATCTTGCACGCCATGATGTGCTTGATCCCAGAAGCTTATGAGCAGATTCCGGATATGCCGGATGTGTTGAAAACCTGCTACGAGTATCTTTCTTGTGTTAGTGAACCGTGGGACGGACCGGCGGCTGTCGCCTTTACGGATGGTGTTGTTGTCGGCGCGAGTCTTGATAGAAATGGACTACGTCCCGCACGCTACAAAGTCACAGAGGATGGCACGGTCGTCATGGGGTCCGAAGTTGGCATCATTGAACTTGATGAAAGTCGGATCATTGAAAAAGGTCGTTTGGGCCCCGGACAGATGATCGCTGTAGATACATCAGAAGGCAAATTGTTGAAAGATTCGGAGATTAAGCACAGTATTGCCAATCAGAAACCTTATGCTGAATGGGTTCAGAAAGGCACTGTAACCCTTCCTACCGATAAAATCAGTTCATCTGCTACGGCGGAGACCGTTCCTGATCAGCTTCCTATATATCAGAAAGCCTTCGGATATATGACAGAGGATATAGAGCGATTTATCAAACCGATGATAACGGAAGCGAAAGAGGCAGTCGGTTCAATGGGTGATGATACGCCACCTGCTGTGATTTCTCGGCATCCGCGTTCGCTCTATAGTTACTTCAAACAACGTTTTGCGCAAGTTACAAATCCACCTATTGACTCAATCCGAGAGCGTTTGGTAATGTCGCTGACAACACACTTGGGGCGACATCATAGTTTGCTCACGGAAACGCCAGCGCACGCTCGGCTCATTCGGCTACCCTCGCCAATTTTGACAAATACGGGCTTACACGCACTGCGGGAACTTGATATACCCGATTTTCAAGTGGAAACACTTTCTGTCTGTTTCCCGGTGGCTGCAGGTAAACAGGGCTTGGAAGATGCACTGGAAACGTTATGTCAACGCGCCTCTAAGGCAGTCGATGCTGGAAAAACGCTCCTTGTGTTGAGTGACAAAGATGTTAATTCTGACTTCGCACCAATTCCTATGGCACTTGCTGTTGGTGCTGTGCATCATCATCTGATCCGTGAAGGAAAGCGGATGCGAGCGAGTCTCATCGCTGAAACTGGAGATGCAAGAGAAGAGCATCATTTTGCTGTGCTTCTTGGTTATGGCGCAGCGGCGGTTAACCCCTACCTCGCGATTTCAACGATTGCCCAACTTGCCGCGGACGGTGAATTTGAAGAACTGACGGCAGAGAAAGCGATTGAGACCTATAAGGAAACTGTCGAAAAAGGTATCCTGAAAATTATGGCGAAGATGGGTATTTCGGCGGTATCAAGTTACAGGGGAGCGCAAATTTTTGAAGCGCTCGGTATTAATGCGACGGTTATTAATAAGTGTTTTACAGGTACTACTTCTCGCTTAAGTGGCATCGGTTTTGCAGAAATCGCCGCTGAAACGCTTCACTTCCACACAAAAGCGTTTTTAGAAATTGATGACGATGTTTCACTGGAAGAAGCAGGTTACTTCCGATTTCGGCGAAACGGGGAATTTCATGCGTTCAACCCGACGATGTTTAAAGCACTTCACAAGTTTGTTAAGGGTGGTGAGTCGGAAGATTATGATAAATATGCTGCTGCTGTTGAAAGTGGAGAGCCCTCCAGTTTACGGGATCTGCTTGCGTTCGGACCGAGTACGCCTATTCCAATTGAGGAAGTGGAACCCGCAGAGGATATTGTTCGACGTTTCACAACCGGTAGTATGTCTTTTGGCGCATTAAGTCGTGAGACGCATGAAACCTTAGCAATTGCTATGAATCGTCTTGGTGCGAAATCGGGAAGCGGAGAAGGCGGCGAGAATAGTACCCGCTTCAAACGTCAACCCAATGGGGACCTCGCCTCCAGCGCGATTAAGCAGGTAGCATCAGGACGTTTCGGTGTAACGCCAACATATCTCGCCTCGGCGCGGGAATTGGAAATCAAGATGGCACAAGGATCGAAACCGGGAGAGGGTGGGCAAATTCCAGGGCACAAGGTGACCGCTGAAATTGCCGCACTTCGACACTCTATCCCCGGGGTGCCACTGATTTCACCACCACCACATCACGACATCTATTCTATTGAGGATTTGGCGCAGCTCATCTACGATCTGAAGCAGGCAAATCCACAGGCAAAGGTTGCTGTAAAGTTGGTATCTGAATTTCTCGTTGGAACTATTGCATCCGGGGTTGCAAAGGGCTATGCTGATGTGATCCAGGTAAGTGGACATGAAGGCGGAACAGGGGCGTCACCACTTAGTTCCATTAAAAACGCAGGAACACCTTGGGAACTCGGGCTCGCGGAGACCCAGCGTGCCCTCGTACAAAATGAATTACGAGATCGTGTGGTATTACGGGCAGATGGCGGAATGCGCTCTGGGCGCGATATTGTTATGGCTGCGATGTTAGGAGCGGAAGAATACGGTTTCGGGACGATAGCGATGGTCGCAACGGGATGTGTCATGGCGCGCCAGTGTCATTTAAATACATGTCCGGTTGGCGTAGCCACTCAGGATCCCGCGCTCCGTGCGAAATATCCCGGGACACCAGAGATGGTTGTCAATTTCATGCTTGGTGTAGCGAACGAAGTCCGAGCGATCCTCGCGAATCTTGGGCACCGATCCTTAAACGATGTTATTGGGCGACCAGAATTGCTCCAACCAATTGATTTGGTGGAGTATCCGAAGGCAGCGATGCTGAATTTGGACGAAATTCTGATGCCTGCTGATCCGACGGGAACCCAGCCACGCTATCATCTACAGGAGCGGAATGATCGCGAAGATAAGCCTCTTGATAATCAGATTCTGGAAGATGCAGCGAAAGCAATTACACAGAAAACATCAATTCAACTTTCTTATCCTATCCAAAATACGAATCGAACAGTAGGGGCGCGATTATCTGGCGAGATTGCGAAACACTATGGCGATGCCGGTCTGCCTGATAGAACAATTCAGTGTAATTTTGAAGGCAGTGCTGGTCAGAGCTTCGGCGCCTTCTGTATCAGCGGTGTGCAGTTCGTATTAACCGGAGAAGCCAATGACTATGTAGGTAAAGGTATTGCAGGTGGTGAGCTTATTATTAAACCTGCTCCGACTGTGTCGTTCCAAACTTATGAGAATACGATTATCGGCAATACCGTATTGTATGGTGCCACAGGCGGCGCACTTTACGCAGCTGGGAGAGCTGGTGAACGGTTCTGCGTCCGAAATAGTGGTGCAACCGCTGTCGTTGAAGGGGTTGGAGACCACGGTTGTGAATACATGACCGCAGGGGTGGTTGTGATTCTTGGCGAAACTGGTAGAAACTTTGGGGCCGGAATGACAGGCGGCACTGCCTATGTCCTTGACGAAGAACAACAGTTTGAGAAGAAGTATAATTCGGATTGGGTGAAACTGGAGAAAGTGACCAATGAAACGGATATTAAGAATCTGCTGGCACTCATACAAAATCACGCCGCGTACACTGGGAGCCAATATGCTGAGAATATTCTGACGAATTGGGAGACTTTCCTTCCACACTTCTGGAAGGTTGTGACCCCGCCGCCACCGCCACCACCAGCTCCTGTCCAACTTAAAAGGAGAGCTGCAACGCGGAGAACGCGGAAACGGTAA
- a CDS encoding biopolymer transporter ExbD: MALNMSRRKKTGDDDDIPMAPMIDCVFLLLIFFMVSAVMRVPPPFTVTLPDSATKHEFTRKKYNLFISTDGRISIDDQEMLTLEDMELFIAAHENQISTLIIKADKRAKHGVVIDVVERAKQRSSKTEGLEIAFAVSEED, encoded by the coding sequence ATGGCTTTGAACATGAGTCGACGGAAAAAAACGGGCGATGATGATGACATCCCGATGGCACCTATGATTGATTGTGTATTCTTGCTCCTGATCTTTTTCATGGTGTCTGCTGTTATGCGGGTTCCTCCGCCTTTCACCGTCACCTTACCCGATTCCGCTACGAAGCACGAATTCACACGCAAGAAGTACAACCTTTTCATTAGTACTGACGGACGCATATCGATTGATGATCAGGAAATGTTAACTCTGGAAGATATGGAACTTTTCATTGCCGCACATGAAAACCAGATTAGCACTTTGATTATCAAGGCGGACAAACGTGCAAAACACGGTGTCGTCATTGACGTGGTAGAACGAGCGAAACAACGCTCCAGTAAAACGGAGGGGCTCGAAATCGCTTTTGCGGTATCGGAAGAAGACTGA
- a CDS encoding biopolymer transporter ExbD produces MQQNGEAKLSLLATKIRERKPPTLSMAPMIDCVFLLLIFFMVSTTFSPIPGLRVQLPPPGKPSPDKPKGLTVRIANPEPGEDRGTMVLNDTVVQIDEMFNQFINAPEEATSMLIIQSEREVLHEQIVQVMDIAKQAGIDKIGFAIVARE; encoded by the coding sequence ATGCAACAAAATGGTGAAGCCAAATTGAGTTTGCTTGCGACGAAAATCAGAGAACGTAAGCCGCCAACACTCAGTATGGCACCTATGATTGATTGCGTATTCCTGCTCCTGATCTTCTTCATGGTGTCAACAACTTTCTCACCCATTCCAGGGCTTCGGGTGCAGTTGCCCCCACCAGGGAAACCTTCACCTGATAAACCGAAAGGGCTGACTGTCCGAATCGCGAATCCGGAACCCGGTGAAGATAGAGGCACTATGGTGCTGAACGACACTGTCGTCCAAATTGATGAAATGTTTAACCAGTTCATCAACGCACCAGAGGAAGCGACAAGCATGCTGATTATCCAATCCGAGCGAGAAGTCCTTCATGAACAGATCGTTCAGGTGATGGATATAGCGAAACAGGCAGGTATAGACAAAATCGGGTTCGCTATCGTCGCAAGGGAGTGA